A region from the Nesterenkonia lacusekhoensis genome encodes:
- a CDS encoding sugar phosphate isomerase/epimerase: protein MPTADIPVALSTSSVYPLGVAEGFSIAQDLGYDGVEVMVTHRTETQQAEVLNRLSEKFGLEIMAIHAPTLLLTQQVWGSAWEKLARSAQLALDVGCGVVVAHPPFRWQTGYAEGFAEGIAEIEERTGVLFAVENMYPWRAGGREATMYLPHWDPVDQPYPHVTWDFSHAATAEADSLSAVQALGPRLRHVHLTDGWSNGFKDDHLIPGQGEQRVAEAMQLIGSPEFGDGGFDGVVAVEVSTRSARKVGERERWLAESLAFARAHLGQSG, encoded by the coding sequence GTGCCCACAGCTGACATCCCGGTGGCCCTGTCCACCTCCTCCGTGTATCCGCTGGGCGTCGCAGAGGGATTCTCCATCGCCCAGGACCTCGGCTATGACGGGGTGGAGGTGATGGTCACCCACCGCACCGAGACCCAGCAGGCCGAGGTGCTCAACCGCCTGTCGGAGAAGTTCGGGCTGGAGATCATGGCCATCCACGCCCCCACCCTGCTGCTGACCCAGCAGGTGTGGGGCTCGGCCTGGGAGAAGCTGGCCCGCAGCGCGCAGCTGGCCCTGGACGTGGGCTGCGGCGTCGTGGTGGCGCATCCGCCGTTCCGGTGGCAGACCGGCTACGCCGAAGGATTCGCCGAGGGGATCGCGGAGATCGAGGAGCGCACCGGAGTCCTCTTCGCCGTGGAGAACATGTACCCCTGGCGGGCCGGTGGACGTGAAGCCACGATGTACCTTCCGCACTGGGATCCGGTGGATCAGCCCTACCCCCACGTGACCTGGGACTTCTCCCATGCGGCCACCGCGGAGGCAGATTCCCTCAGCGCAGTGCAGGCGCTGGGACCACGCCTGCGCCATGTCCATCTGACTGACGGCTGGTCCAACGGCTTCAAGGATGACCACCTCATCCCCGGCCAGGGAGAGCAGCGCGTGGCCGAGGCCATGCAGCTCATCGGCAGCCCGGAGTTCGGCGACGGCGGCTTCGACGGCGTCGTGGCGGTGGAGGTCTCCACCCGGTCGGCCCGGAAGGTGGGGGAGCGGGAGCGCTGGCTGGCTGAGTCCCTGGCCTTCGCCCGGGCCCATCTGGGTCAGAGCGGCTGA